Proteins from a genomic interval of Thermomicrobiales bacterium:
- a CDS encoding hydantoinase B/oxoprolinase family protein, producing MIDAITLEVMWNRLIAVVNEQAAALMRTSFTTIVRESGDLSAGVFDRRGNMIAQAVTGTPGHINAMATCIHHFLAVYPAETLSPGDVLITNDPQKTSGHLHDFTVITPIFRSAADPAIVGFFGNTCHVLDIGGRGLGTDARSVYEEGLFVPITKLYDASVENAELIKLLAANVRTPEPVLGDIHAQVAGNDVGGRRLLEFMDEFGLEALEPLADAIIERSERAMRAAIAELPDGAWSNVVYSDGYEEPVRLEVTLTKRGDELWVDWTGSSAESTRGINVVLNYTHAYTTYALKCALAPEVPNNEGSFRPVHVSAPAGSILNAQHPAPVGARHIIGHFLPGAIFGALAQIIPDRVMAEGAANIWNIQLTGKNADGELWTYVWFSTGGTGARPTSDGISAAAFPSGISGVPSEVIESLAPVVIHRRELRADSGGAGQYRGGLGQTLEFSVRTGRPYTFSPLFDRIQFAAQGADGGEAGASARITLSTGEELTRKGARELAADTRVTLELPGGGGYGDPRRRDLEAIQEDLRDGLITTAKPNEQAVD from the coding sequence ATGATCGACGCCATTACCCTCGAAGTCATGTGGAACCGCCTGATCGCGGTCGTCAACGAGCAGGCGGCGGCGCTGATGCGCACGTCGTTCACAACGATCGTGCGCGAGTCAGGCGATCTCTCGGCGGGCGTCTTCGACCGGCGCGGAAACATGATCGCGCAGGCAGTCACCGGCACGCCGGGGCACATCAACGCGATGGCAACCTGCATCCACCATTTCCTTGCCGTCTATCCGGCCGAGACGCTGTCGCCGGGCGACGTTCTCATCACAAACGATCCGCAGAAGACCTCGGGGCATTTACACGACTTCACAGTCATCACGCCAATCTTCCGCTCGGCTGCCGATCCAGCAATCGTTGGGTTCTTCGGCAACACCTGCCACGTGCTGGACATCGGCGGGCGTGGTCTGGGTACTGATGCGCGCTCGGTTTACGAGGAGGGTCTATTCGTTCCGATCACCAAGCTCTATGACGCCAGCGTCGAGAACGCCGAGTTGATCAAGCTGCTTGCCGCGAACGTCCGCACGCCTGAGCCGGTGCTGGGCGATATCCACGCGCAGGTGGCCGGCAACGATGTCGGCGGTCGGCGCTTGCTGGAGTTCATGGACGAATTCGGGCTGGAGGCGCTGGAGCCACTGGCCGACGCCATCATCGAGCGCTCCGAGCGGGCGATGCGCGCGGCTATCGCCGAGCTACCGGACGGCGCGTGGAGCAACGTCGTCTACTCCGACGGCTATGAGGAGCCGGTGCGGCTGGAAGTGACGCTGACCAAGCGCGGCGATGAGCTGTGGGTCGACTGGACCGGCTCCAGCGCCGAAAGCACACGCGGCATCAACGTCGTCCTGAACTACACCCACGCCTACACGACCTATGCGCTGAAGTGTGCGCTGGCACCGGAAGTGCCGAACAACGAAGGCTCGTTTCGCCCGGTGCACGTCTCAGCTCCGGCTGGCTCGATTCTGAATGCTCAGCATCCGGCACCGGTCGGCGCGCGGCACATCATCGGACATTTCCTGCCGGGCGCGATCTTCGGCGCGCTGGCGCAAATCATCCCCGACCGGGTGATGGCCGAGGGCGCGGCCAACATCTGGAACATCCAGCTGACCGGCAAGAACGCCGACGGCGAGTTGTGGACCTACGTCTGGTTCTCAACCGGCGGCACCGGCGCACGCCCGACCAGCGACGGCATCAGCGCCGCCGCGTTCCCCAGCGGCATTTCCGGCGTGCCTTCAGAGGTGATCGAGAGCCTCGCGCCGGTCGTCATCCATCGCCGTGAGCTCCGCGCGGACTCGGGCGGCGCAGGTCAGTATCGCGGTGGGCTCGGCCAGACGCTGGAGTTCTCGGTACGCACCGGGCGACCCTACACGTTCTCGCCGCTGTTCGATCGCATCCAGTTTGCAGCGCAGGGTGCCGACGGCGGCGAGGCAGGCGCATCGGCGCGGATTACGCTCTCGACCGGCGAGGAGTTGACTCGCAAGGGCGCGCGCGAGCTGGCCGCCGATACCCGCGTCACACTGGAGCTGCCTGGCGGCGGTGGCTACGGTGACCCGCGACGGCGCGATCTGGAGGCGATCCAGGAAGATCTGCGTGATGGGCTGATTACCACTGCAAAGCCAAATGAACAGGCTGTTGATTGA
- a CDS encoding peptide ABC transporter substrate-binding protein produces MTQPEFGLERLQEEVLAGKLSRRQVLKRSAVLGLSAPIIAGLLAACGGDDDEPTTAPAEATTAPAAEATEAPAEEATEEPAAEATEAPAEEATEAPAEATEPPAEAAGERGGSGQLRLFYWQAPVILNVHLANGTKDYHACRVCMEPLADWDANLEPVLFLAAEFPSVENETLAEDGTWCIWKLREGVKWHDGEDFNADDVIFTYEYIVNPDNATTTSGRYQTIDNVEKIDDYTVKVNFKVPTPAWYDPFVTTEGCILPEHIFKDFQGSESRNAPANLDITGTGPFKVREFRPGDVVLYDLFEDYWDPGKPHIDSVEMKGGGDSVGAARAVLQSDEADWAWNLQVEPSVLNPMEDAGIGTIDAQPGGGTERLMINFSDPTVEVDGQFSHYGTPHPVWSDLRARQALAFLCDRGTIAEQLYGKGGVAATNQYDEPAKFTNQDLTWEFNIDKAKALLDEMGFTGHDIVYQTSINSVRQKTQEIIKQAMEQVGFSVQIKSVDAAVYFSTDQGNPDTSGKFIADLEMHTNGAGVYPAVWFERYRTDEIAQKENAWAASNYFRYSNPEFDKMHDQCRVEMDADKQVQLFQDMMKLVTETDVVEVPLVNRTGLAAKSNRIKGYVGSPWAANPVWELKNWTLED; encoded by the coding sequence GTGACGCAACCTGAGTTCGGCCTGGAACGACTCCAGGAGGAAGTCCTTGCCGGGAAGCTCAGCCGCCGACAGGTGCTGAAGAGAAGCGCGGTCCTGGGACTGAGCGCCCCGATTATTGCCGGGCTGCTGGCTGCCTGCGGTGGCGACGACGACGAGCCAACGACGGCTCCGGCTGAAGCGACGACAGCACCTGCTGCCGAAGCGACGGAAGCCCCCGCAGAAGAGGCAACCGAAGAGCCGGCCGCTGAGGCCACCGAAGCTCCTGCTGAGGAGGCAACTGAGGCACCGGCAGAAGCGACCGAGCCACCTGCTGAAGCGGCTGGCGAGCGTGGCGGTAGTGGCCAGTTGCGTCTGTTCTACTGGCAGGCCCCGGTTATCCTGAATGTCCACCTTGCAAACGGCACCAAGGACTATCATGCCTGCCGCGTCTGCATGGAGCCGCTGGCCGACTGGGATGCCAATCTGGAGCCTGTCCTGTTCCTCGCCGCCGAGTTCCCCTCGGTTGAGAACGAGACGCTGGCTGAGGATGGCACATGGTGCATCTGGAAGCTGCGCGAAGGGGTGAAGTGGCACGACGGCGAAGACTTCAATGCCGATGATGTCATCTTCACCTACGAGTACATCGTCAACCCGGACAATGCCACCACGACCAGCGGTCGATACCAGACAATCGACAACGTCGAGAAGATCGACGACTACACCGTCAAGGTCAACTTCAAGGTTCCCACACCGGCCTGGTATGACCCGTTTGTGACGACTGAGGGCTGCATCCTCCCGGAGCACATCTTCAAGGATTTCCAGGGCTCTGAGTCGCGCAATGCACCGGCCAATCTGGATATCACTGGTACCGGCCCGTTCAAGGTCCGCGAGTTCCGGCCGGGCGACGTTGTGCTCTATGACCTGTTCGAGGATTACTGGGATCCGGGCAAGCCACACATCGACTCGGTCGAGATGAAGGGTGGCGGTGACTCGGTTGGTGCTGCGCGTGCCGTGCTGCAGTCCGATGAGGCTGACTGGGCGTGGAACCTGCAGGTCGAGCCGTCCGTCCTCAACCCGATGGAAGATGCCGGCATCGGTACCATCGATGCCCAGCCAGGCGGTGGTACCGAGCGCCTGATGATCAACTTTTCAGACCCCACGGTCGAGGTTGATGGCCAGTTCTCGCACTATGGCACGCCGCACCCGGTCTGGTCTGACCTGCGCGCTCGCCAGGCGCTTGCCTTCCTCTGCGACCGCGGCACAATCGCCGAGCAGCTGTACGGCAAGGGTGGCGTTGCGGCGACCAACCAGTATGACGAGCCAGCGAAGTTCACCAACCAGGATCTGACCTGGGAATTCAACATCGACAAGGCCAAGGCCCTGCTCGATGAGATGGGTTTCACGGGCCACGATATTGTCTACCAGACGTCGATCAACTCTGTCCGCCAGAAGACGCAGGAGATCATCAAGCAGGCGATGGAGCAGGTCGGCTTCAGCGTCCAGATCAAGAGCGTTGACGCGGCTGTGTACTTCTCGACCGATCAGGGGAACCCGGACACATCGGGTAAGTTCATCGCCGACCTCGAGATGCACACCAACGGTGCGGGTGTTTATCCGGCGGTGTGGTTCGAACGCTATCGCACGGACGAGATCGCGCAGAAGGAAAACGCCTGGGCAGCAAGCAATTACTTCCGCTACTCCAACCCGGAGTTCGACAAGATGCACGATCAGTGTCGGGTCGAGATGGATGCTGACAAGCAGGTGCAGCTGTTCCAGGACATGATGAAGCTGGTGACTGAGACGGATGTCGTCGAGGTTCCGCTCGTCAACCGCACTGGCCTGGCTGCCAAGAGCAACCGGATCAAGGGCTATGTTGGCTCTCCGTGGGCCGCAAACCCTGTCTGGGAGCTCAAGAACTGGACTCTGGAGGACTAG